Proteins from a single region of Candidatus Scalindua japonica:
- a CDS encoding ComEA family DNA-binding protein, with protein MFNNKKLLFSIIIFIFVISVTSRPAMSREILYGKVNINTADRHELVTLGGVDLAKADAVIKYRETVRNFKTVEEFLNVPGISKDIFNINKDFIYVKPGKK; from the coding sequence ATGTTTAATAATAAAAAATTACTGTTTAGCATTATAATCTTTATTTTTGTTATTAGCGTTACTAGTAGACCGGCTATGTCTAGAGAAATACTTTATGGCAAGGTCAATATCAATACTGCTGACAGGCATGAATTAGTTACACTTGGCGGTGTCGATCTCGCTAAAGCAGACGCTGTTATAAAGTACCGTGAGACTGTTAGAAATTTTAAAACGGTAGAAGAATTTTTGAATGTTCCAGGAATCAGCAAGGACATTTTTAACATAAATAAAGACTTTATTTATGTTAAACCTGGTAAAAAGTAA
- a CDS encoding SulP family inorganic anion transporter, translating to MFSHFKEDIPASIVVFFVALPLCLGIALASGAPLFSGLIAGIIGGIVVGSISDSAHGVSGPAAGLAVIILDALERMDSFEIFLLAVIIGGVIQIILGLARSGVIGYFFPSTVIKGMLSGIGIIIILKQIPHAFGFDKEWMGSDSFIQVDGENTFTLIWKLLLGHITPGAVIVAAISLMILLLWELYLTKKYSIFKLIQGPIVVVAASICCQLILKSYFPQYTIGAEHMVSVPVAGSISSFFSQFSFPDFSQLGNKDVYFLGATIAIVASLETLLCVEATDKLDPHKRVTSTNRELFAQGTGNIISGLIGGLPITQVIVRSSANIHADSRTKLSTILHGVFLLICVALIPGVLNLIPLSALACILIMVGYKLSKPSLFIQIYKLGWDQFLPFIVTILGIVFVDLLVGLGLGCGVGAAVVLIRNYKNSHFLHIETSNGEKQTRITLAEDVNFLNKGAIIKELSRIPGKTCVTIDMSKSNSIDYDVREVIEDFIKTAEDRDINVKLKLPLVEKNSREEIYSKKLDKWVLALPIKDKL from the coding sequence ATGTTTTCTCATTTCAAAGAGGACATTCCGGCTAGCATAGTAGTATTTTTTGTGGCATTGCCGCTGTGTCTTGGGATTGCATTGGCAAGTGGAGCGCCTCTATTTTCAGGCCTTATTGCCGGAATAATTGGTGGTATAGTAGTAGGGTCGATAAGTGACTCTGCGCATGGAGTGAGTGGGCCAGCGGCAGGATTGGCGGTAATCATTCTGGATGCGTTGGAGAGAATGGACTCTTTCGAGATATTTCTACTTGCTGTTATCATCGGGGGAGTGATACAAATAATACTTGGATTGGCAAGATCAGGTGTTATCGGATATTTTTTTCCATCTACGGTTATAAAAGGTATGCTCTCCGGGATCGGTATCATCATCATCTTAAAACAGATTCCGCATGCGTTCGGATTTGATAAAGAGTGGATGGGCAGTGATTCTTTTATCCAGGTAGACGGTGAAAACACATTTACATTAATCTGGAAACTTCTTCTCGGTCATATAACTCCAGGTGCAGTAATAGTTGCCGCTATTTCTTTAATGATTTTATTGTTGTGGGAATTGTATCTGACAAAAAAATATAGCATATTTAAATTGATACAAGGTCCCATAGTTGTTGTAGCCGCTTCTATCTGCTGCCAGCTTATATTAAAAAGTTATTTTCCTCAATATACCATAGGCGCGGAACACATGGTAAGTGTTCCGGTTGCAGGTAGTATTTCATCATTTTTTTCACAATTCAGCTTTCCTGATTTCAGCCAATTAGGTAATAAAGACGTTTATTTTCTAGGTGCAACGATTGCAATTGTCGCCAGCTTAGAAACGCTCTTATGTGTGGAGGCTACCGACAAACTGGACCCTCACAAGAGAGTTACCTCAACCAACCGGGAGTTATTTGCTCAGGGTACCGGAAACATAATATCAGGATTGATTGGTGGATTGCCAATTACACAGGTTATTGTTCGAAGTTCTGCCAATATTCATGCCGATTCAAGGACTAAGCTATCTACTATTCTTCATGGAGTTTTTCTGTTAATTTGTGTTGCATTGATTCCAGGTGTACTTAATCTTATACCATTATCCGCTCTTGCCTGTATACTCATAATGGTTGGATATAAATTGTCAAAACCTTCTCTCTTTATTCAAATATATAAACTTGGATGGGACCAGTTTCTACCCTTCATCGTCACTATTCTTGGAATAGTTTTTGTAGATTTGCTGGTCGGGCTGGGACTGGGGTGCGGTGTCGGAGCTGCTGTCGTTTTAATCCGTAACTACAAAAATTCTCATTTTTTACATATCGAGACAAGTAACGGAGAAAAACAGACAAGAATTACTCTGGCGGAAGATGTTAACTTTTTAAATAAAGGGGCAATTATAAAAGAGTTGTCAAGGATACCAGGCAAGACATGTGTGACCATTGATATGAGCAAAAGCAATAGTATTGATTATGATGTAAGAGAGGTAATAGAAGATTTCATTAAAACAGCAGAAGATAGAGATATTAATGTAAAACTGAAGTTGCCATTGGTTGAAAAAAATAGTAGAGAAGAGATTTACTCGAAAAAACTTGATAAATGGGTATTAGCACTACCGATCAAGGATAAATTATAA
- a CDS encoding Hsp20/alpha crystallin family protein, which produces MLKYQITIGVLCFALGAAVLFAVQSYRTNGKYEITTIDKLSNHEESMDKTLDSFFDDDFFRSSKSPFDEMRRMQESMMRQFGKLDDDQGGGIFDSWFKNKFGGGDPGDIQIREDEDFVYYDVIIKGLSDQKLDIRVEDGQIKISGTVEKKSGEKSKNGNSRQFSSSTFRRSFPVPQGVDSTRVKMEHDGDKIIIKLPKVG; this is translated from the coding sequence ATGTTAAAATATCAGATAACTATCGGTGTGTTATGTTTTGCCCTCGGCGCCGCAGTACTGTTTGCTGTACAAAGCTATAGGACCAATGGAAAATATGAAATTACTACCATTGACAAATTATCCAATCATGAAGAAAGTATGGATAAAACACTTGATTCTTTCTTTGATGATGATTTCTTCAGATCCAGTAAATCCCCTTTTGATGAGATGAGAAGAATGCAGGAGAGCATGATGCGGCAGTTTGGTAAACTCGATGATGATCAAGGTGGTGGAATTTTTGATTCGTGGTTTAAGAATAAGTTTGGAGGAGGAGATCCCGGAGATATTCAAATTAGAGAAGATGAGGACTTTGTCTATTACGACGTTATTATCAAAGGTCTTTCTGATCAAAAACTCGATATCCGTGTGGAAGATGGACAGATAAAGATTTCCGGTACCGTTGAGAAAAAATCAGGAGAGAAAAGTAAAAATGGAAATTCCAGACAATTCTCAAGCTCTACATTTCGCCGTTCATTTCCTGTGCCCCAGGGAGTTGATAGCACCAGAGTAAAGATGGAGCACGATGGTGATAAGATCATTATCAAATTACCAAAAGTTGGGTGA
- a CDS encoding REP-associated tyrosine transposase, with the protein MPNFRRAFVPGGTFFFTVVTFNRQRFLTQLESRNILHEVINEVKRKYPFKIDSWVLLPEHLHCIWSLPEGDSDFSKRWGLIKAWFSKRTKGFLYKDEWMTNSKRKYRESTIWQRRFWEHMVRDEDDFNKHMNYVHFNPVKHGLVKSVNDWPYSTFHRCVRDGLYPPDWGGDDSSNTNDTNFGE; encoded by the coding sequence ATGCCGAACTTTCGAAGAGCATTTGTACCCGGTGGGACTTTCTTTTTTACGGTTGTTACATTTAATCGGCAACGCTTTCTGACCCAACTGGAAAGTCGAAACATTCTTCATGAAGTTATTAATGAGGTGAAGAGAAAATATCCATTTAAAATTGATAGCTGGGTGTTGCTGCCGGAACATCTTCATTGTATTTGGTCACTACCGGAAGGAGATAGTGATTTCTCAAAGCGCTGGGGATTGATCAAAGCATGGTTTTCAAAAAGAACCAAAGGGTTTTTGTATAAAGATGAATGGATGACTAACTCAAAGCGTAAATATCGTGAATCTACAATTTGGCAACGGAGATTCTGGGAGCACATGGTCCGTGATGAAGATGATTTTAATAAGCATATGAATTACGTACACTTTAACCCGGTAAAGCATGGTTTGGTCAAAAGTGTCAATGATTGGCCATATTCAACATTTCATAGATGTGTAAGAGACGGGCTTTATCCACCGGATTGGGGTGGAGATGATTCAAGTAATACAAACGACACAAATTTTGGAGAATAG
- a CDS encoding WD40 repeat domain-containing protein — translation MMAHGSLAGPWLTPLQTFIGHEGMVRASCLSHDNKYLYTGSWDGTARKWDLKTGKCQVIYKGHKCRVYSIALTNDGTRLFSGDHGGAVKEWDTTSGECIETLSGFDYICHLDHNGKYLAIANGKEIRIHNREDNSTRDLKGHNEYILAIVIHPTENKLISCSEDNTAKSWDIESGKCIKTFTGHTTTVFNVVTNNDWSYAFTVSNDMTCRQWDLESRQCVNVFKGHKAGIIGLCYDTTTNHIITGSQDGTVMFWDVETGSNIATLHIYKDHALWTCPQEEGMDERWFYTENPEKLKIVEQDEEGNIVNTLDPDSSERKGHIQAYNRQDMVTARISNPDEYKWKQIHY, via the coding sequence ATGATGGCACACGGCTCTTTAGCGGGACCATGGTTGACGCCCCTTCAAACCTTTATTGGCCATGAAGGTATGGTAAGAGCTTCGTGTCTAAGCCATGACAACAAATATCTCTATACCGGCAGCTGGGATGGGACAGCAAGAAAATGGGACCTTAAAACAGGGAAATGCCAGGTAATTTACAAGGGCCATAAGTGTCGGGTTTATAGTATAGCATTAACTAATGATGGCACACGGCTCTTTAGCGGTGACCATGGTGGCGCCGTAAAGGAGTGGGACACCACATCCGGTGAATGTATTGAGACGCTCTCAGGTTTTGATTATATTTGTCATCTGGATCATAACGGCAAGTATCTTGCTATTGCGAACGGGAAAGAGATTAGAATACACAACAGGGAGGATAACTCTACCAGGGATTTAAAAGGACATAATGAATATATTCTTGCTATTGTTATTCATCCTACAGAAAATAAATTAATCTCATGTAGCGAAGATAACACTGCCAAATCATGGGACATTGAAAGCGGCAAATGCATAAAGACTTTCACCGGCCATACAACAACTGTTTTTAATGTAGTAACGAATAATGACTGGAGCTACGCCTTTACCGTAAGCAATGATATGACCTGCAGGCAGTGGGACCTTGAAAGCCGACAATGTGTCAATGTTTTCAAGGGTCACAAGGCGGGTATTATCGGTCTCTGTTATGACACGACAACTAACCACATTATCACCGGCAGTCAAGATGGAACGGTGATGTTCTGGGATGTTGAAACAGGCAGTAATATCGCGACTCTACATATTTACAAAGACCATGCATTGTGGACATGTCCGCAGGAAGAGGGTATGGATGAGCGTTGGTTTTATACAGAGAATCCTGAAAAGCTAAAGATCGTTGAGCAGGATGAAGAGGGAAATATAGTAAACACCCTTGACCCGGACAGCTCAGAAAGAAAGGGCCATATTCAGGCTTACAACAGACAGGACATGGTAACCGCCAGGATCAGCAACCCCGACGAATACAAATGGAAGCAAATACACTATTAA
- a CDS encoding Hsp20/alpha crystallin family protein: MKRELIRLNRLPLFDAFNDDMSKLFDNFWNTKSPGGGWNPDIDIAETDNDIIVNAEIPGVDPKNIDISIVNDMLIIKGEKKEEKEEKEKSYHRVERTYGSFTRTIELPAQVNKEKVEAKEHQGVLKIILPKMEKSETKKIAVKSA, from the coding sequence ATGAAAAGGGAATTAATAAGATTGAATAGATTACCTTTATTCGATGCATTTAATGATGATATGAGCAAGCTGTTTGATAACTTCTGGAATACAAAATCTCCTGGGGGTGGATGGAATCCTGATATTGATATCGCTGAAACAGACAACGATATTATCGTAAATGCTGAAATCCCCGGAGTTGATCCAAAAAATATTGATATCTCAATTGTAAATGACATGCTGATAATAAAGGGAGAAAAAAAGGAAGAGAAGGAAGAGAAGGAAAAATCTTATCATCGGGTTGAAAGGACTTATGGTAGTTTCACCCGTACAATTGAACTTCCTGCACAAGTCAACAAAGAGAAGGTAGAAGCGAAGGAACATCAGGGCGTTCTTAAAATTATTCTGCCAAAGATGGAGAAGTCAGAGACAAAGAAGATTGCCGTTAAGAGTGCCTGA
- a CDS encoding Hsp20/alpha crystallin family protein, with translation MLLPGALETLLGLQEAMDRSFNTGFFDSATTSRGVNPPVNIFEKDGEMVLVAELPGVKKEDLNIEVKGNTLRLAGERTIKYGENTSYHRVERDSSKFDRTVRLPVNVEADKVKAEYKDGLLLLTLPRAEADKPKQITIQ, from the coding sequence ATGTTATTACCAGGAGCACTTGAAACATTATTAGGTTTACAGGAAGCAATGGATCGTTCATTTAATACAGGATTTTTTGATAGCGCAACAACGAGTCGAGGTGTGAATCCACCGGTCAACATTTTTGAGAAGGATGGCGAAATGGTTCTGGTCGCCGAATTACCCGGTGTAAAAAAGGAGGACCTGAATATTGAAGTGAAAGGAAACACATTACGACTTGCAGGAGAACGCACCATAAAGTACGGTGAAAATACCAGCTATCACCGTGTTGAGCGCGATTCCTCGAAATTTGACAGGACAGTGAGACTGCCCGTTAACGTTGAAGCCGATAAGGTAAAAGCGGAATATAAGGACGGTCTTCTTTTACTTACTCTACCACGTGCGGAAGCAGACAAACCAAAACAGATTACAATCCAATAA
- a CDS encoding Hsp20/alpha crystallin family protein, translating to MSKETKDITKAENRKPEKTEYAGERTVPGKYYIPKTDIAETEKSLVVVMDVPGVRKENVNITLENNNLEVDAKIDHSPYENLNPVYTEYNVGHYTRRFTVSNIIDTAKIDANLSDGVLTLTLPKAEESLPRKIEIK from the coding sequence ATGAGTAAGGAAACGAAAGATATAACAAAAGCTGAAAACAGGAAGCCGGAAAAAACCGAATATGCCGGGGAGAGAACCGTACCGGGAAAGTATTATATTCCTAAGACTGATATTGCAGAGACGGAAAAAAGCCTTGTGGTAGTTATGGATGTTCCGGGCGTTCGAAAGGAAAATGTAAATATCACTCTTGAAAATAACAACCTGGAAGTTGATGCCAAGATAGACCATTCACCTTATGAAAATCTTAATCCGGTATATACCGAGTATAATGTAGGTCATTATACCCGAAGATTCACCGTATCAAACATTATCGATACGGCAAAGATTGACGCGAATCTCTCTGATGGAGTATTGACTCTGACATTGCCAAAGGCAGAGGAATCTCTGCCAAGGAAGATTGAGATCAAGTAA
- a CDS encoding WD40 repeat domain-containing protein, whose translation MVKTYEGHTNSVFKVAFNQDETKILSGSADGTLLEWDVITGRVRAIIQENGGMIDCFALSSDFRYIVTGSRDKLLRLWNAETGRLIKEFDTFNSEIWAVAYSKNGKFVVAEGNSNSIGHEPIRLYNVKTGMLIKEMNGHTRDITAFDFISDDEKIISSSFDNTSRVWDVKTGECINTLGSGDVIAIRSLCISKDGRFLVTAGGNAMVKLWELTTGKPLQTFIGHEGMVRASCLSHDNKYLYTGSWDGTARKWDLKTGKCQVIYKGHKCRVYSIALTNDGTRLFSGTMVDAPSNLYWP comes from the coding sequence GTGGTTAAAACATATGAGGGACATACAAATAGTGTTTTTAAAGTAGCCTTTAACCAGGATGAAACAAAGATATTATCCGGTAGCGCTGACGGCACATTGCTTGAATGGGATGTCATCACAGGTCGTGTAAGGGCGATTATTCAGGAGAATGGGGGAATGATTGATTGCTTTGCTTTAAGCTCCGACTTCCGGTATATAGTTACAGGAAGCAGAGACAAACTGCTTAGACTCTGGAATGCTGAAACCGGTAGGTTGATTAAAGAATTCGACACGTTTAACTCTGAGATATGGGCAGTAGCCTATTCTAAAAATGGAAAGTTTGTAGTGGCCGAAGGTAATTCCAATTCAATAGGTCATGAGCCAATTCGTCTCTATAATGTTAAGACTGGTATGCTCATCAAGGAGATGAATGGTCATACTCGTGACATTACGGCCTTTGATTTTATATCTGATGATGAAAAAATCATTTCATCATCATTTGACAATACATCCAGGGTCTGGGATGTAAAAACCGGAGAGTGTATTAATACCCTTGGAAGCGGTGATGTGATAGCAATCAGGTCTTTATGTATAAGCAAAGATGGCCGGTTTCTGGTGACTGCCGGTGGCAACGCGATGGTAAAGCTGTGGGAGCTTACAACCGGCAAGCCCCTTCAAACCTTTATTGGCCATGAAGGTATGGTAAGAGCTTCGTGTCTAAGCCATGACAACAAATATCTCTATACCGGCAGCTGGGATGGGACAGCAAGAAAATGGGACCTTAAAACAGGGAAATGCCAGGTAATTTACAAGGGCCATAAGTGTCGGGTTTATAGTATAGCATTAACTAATGATGGCACACGGCTCTTTAGCGGGACCATGGTTGACGCCCCTTCAAACCTTTATTGGCCATGA
- a CDS encoding Hsp20/alpha crystallin family protein → MAWRDLITWNRKKQQQMQPELQHPVATLHREVDRLFDDFFRGFDRFPSLPFKEERLVEFSPKVNVSENDKEIEVTVEVPGMDQDDVDISLRDDVLTIKGEKKQEKEEKDKEYYHVERSYGSFYRSLQVPCEVEQENIKAAFKKGVLKINLPKSTKAQENVRKIEVKSE, encoded by the coding sequence ATGGCTTGGCGAGATTTAATAACATGGAACAGGAAGAAACAGCAGCAGATGCAACCTGAACTTCAACATCCTGTTGCTACGCTTCATAGAGAAGTGGACCGATTATTTGATGATTTCTTTAGAGGTTTCGACAGATTTCCTTCCCTGCCTTTTAAGGAAGAGAGGTTAGTCGAATTTTCACCAAAGGTGAATGTAAGTGAAAATGACAAAGAGATTGAAGTTACCGTAGAGGTACCGGGAATGGATCAAGATGACGTTGATATTTCTTTGAGAGACGATGTACTCACTATTAAAGGAGAAAAGAAACAGGAGAAAGAGGAAAAGGATAAAGAGTATTATCATGTAGAGAGAAGCTATGGGTCTTTTTACCGTTCCCTGCAGGTTCCCTGCGAAGTTGAGCAGGAGAACATCAAGGCAGCTTTTAAGAAAGGTGTGCTCAAAATAAATCTGCCTAAGAGCACAAAAGCACAGGAAAATGTACGAAAGATTGAAGTTAAATCTGAATGA